Proteins encoded by one window of Haloarcula pelagica:
- a CDS encoding helix-turn-helix transcriptional regulator, whose product MTQFGPRSELLAAAILVTATAVLVAQFLTATPTVVAGADGSTRLGAAGWQFSLRDTVAITLAAAGAGASVTTLLYEDSTPAPTAETNPGDSSVERSTGGSSDELLQARRNEWESVSERLADNEAVVYQTVLDADGVRPQSEVVEQTDLSKATVSRTLDSPEARELVERKRRGMGNVVFLT is encoded by the coding sequence ATGACACAGTTCGGCCCGCGTTCCGAACTGCTCGCGGCTGCGATTCTCGTAACCGCGACAGCGGTTCTCGTCGCACAGTTTCTGACTGCGACACCAACCGTAGTTGCAGGCGCCGACGGAAGCACACGGCTTGGGGCTGCTGGCTGGCAGTTCTCGCTCCGTGATACCGTTGCGATCACCCTTGCAGCCGCCGGCGCCGGAGCCAGTGTGACGACACTGCTCTACGAGGACTCGACACCAGCACCCACAGCAGAGACGAACCCAGGAGACTCGTCTGTTGAGCGGTCTACCGGAGGCTCCAGCGACGAGCTACTACAGGCCCGTCGGAACGAGTGGGAGTCCGTCTCGGAGCGACTCGCGGACAACGAGGCGGTGGTATATCAAACGGTGCTCGATGCGGATGGTGTCCGTCCACAGAGCGAGGTTGTCGAGCAGACCGATCTCTCGAAAGCAACCGTCAGTCGCACACTCGATAGCCCAGAGGCAAGAGAGCTCGTCGAGCGCAAACGCAGAGGGATGGGCAACGTAGTGTTTCTCACGTGA